The Helicobacter cetorum MIT 00-7128 region ATAGTAAAAGCCAATGCTTATGGAGCTGGAGCAATTAAAACAGCTCAAGTTTTTTTAGAAGAAGGGGCGCATTATTTAGGCGTGGCTACTTTAGATGAAGCTTTAGAATTACGCTCGCATTTTTCTGAAACCCCTATTTTAATTCTAGGCTATAGCCCTAATTCTAACGCTTCTATTCTGGTTGAAAACGATTTAAGTGCAACCATTTTTGACTACTCTCAAGCAGAGCTTTTTTCCCAAATAGCACTTAAGGCCAACAAGCGCCTAAAAGTGCATCTTAAAATTGATACCGGAATGCATCGCTTAGGCTTAGAACCCAATTTTAGGAGTATAGAAGTAATAGAAAAAATATGCACCCTAAAAGGCTTAGAAGTTGAGGGGATTTTTACGCATTTAAGTAATGCTGACTCCAACATTAAAATCCATGCCAAAAAACAAATGCAAGCCTTTAACGCCTTTTTGGAGCAACTTTTAGATAAAAAGATGGAGTTTAAATACTATCATGCCTATAATTCAGCGGGCATTCTTTCTTTATGCAATGAAACCAAAAACAACTTTTTAAACCTCTATCGCCCCGGTATTATGCTCTATGGCTTTTATCCCTCTAATGAAGTGCAAAAGGTTTGTCAATCTCAAGGAATTTTTTTGCAAAATGTTATAAGCCTAAAGGCTAAAATCGTGCAGATTAAAAGGGTTAAAAAAGGCGAATTTATAGGCTATGGCGAGAACTTTTATACTCAAGAAGAAACTTTAATAGGTATTCTAGCGCTAGGTTATGCAGATGGCTTAGTGCGCAATTTGGGAAATCGCATTCAAGTGGTTGTAAATAACCAGTTAGCCCCCCTTGTTGGTAAGATATGCATGGACCAATGTTTCATCAATCTTAATGGCATTCAAGCCAAAGAGGGCGATGAAGTTATTTTATTTGGAGATAAAAGTACTAAGGCTAGTGATGCACACGACATAGCCATGCTTTTAGAGACGATTTCTTATGAAATCATTAGCACTTTATCCAAACGCTTGGAGCGTGTGTATATAGAACAGACCAAAAATACCACTCAAAATAGTTGCAATAAAAAAATCTTTTTATAAATAAACTATTTGCTTTAAAATCTGCTTATTCTCATTCTAACCAAAAACTCCATAACTTCTTTTTGATGTGCAGATAAGAATTTTTTAGATTGATTATAAGCAAAATGCGAACTCACATAAAACAAATAGCACCCAATAGTAATTTCTACAATTCTCTTTATCATTGACAATACTCCACTACAGCCTTACTGATTTAACATTCTTTTAGCTCTTTCATTAGCTTCTTGAACTTTTTCTTGAAAGTATTCTTCTAAAAAGAATGATTGGAGATTACTTACAACATATAGACCAATGGGTATTGCTAAAAAAATAGGCAACCTAAAAATCAAAAAACCAACCAACAAGAATGCTAAAAACACTTCCATAAATACCTAATCTAAAATACTTCCTTATTATCTTATATTCCTTACTATAATAAATTCCTCATTATATTAGAATTAGAATTAGTCAGCAAAACCACTACAAAAAAATTAAAAGTTTTCTCTAGTGTATGCAGATATATACAAATATAGTAACTAACAAACTTTTTCAAGCAAGTATAATAGCTACATGTTTTCTAAAACAATATTCAAGCTTCTTCTTTTTTAATATTGGCTGTTATTACTATGATATAACCCATGCCTTGAAGATATATTTGAAAAAAGTATCCAAAGTTGAATTAGAGTCTAAAATGCCAAAAAAATATAGTCTTTAATTTTTTGATATCTATCAAGAAGTGTTTAGGAAGATTTAAATTTATTAGCTCATAATTCTCTTAATCAATTTTCTTTAATGATGGCTCAAGTTTGTAAAAAACTACTAAATTAAATGGCTAAATTGAAGTGAGAGCAAAAATTATTTTCTTGGCTAAAAGAGTAAGGAGCGAAAGGGGGGAGTAGAGTAACTCTCTAAAATACTTGTGTTTGGAATGCTAAAAGAAATGATAAGGTATATACCCAAATTGTAAGTAATTGTTCTGCTGAATAGAGCTATTGTCTATTTTAAGGAAGTTTTGCAACTTAAATAGCCCAACAATTTATAGTAATTGTTAGAAAGGTTATGATGGTTTAGTTGATTTAGAGCTAAAGCACATTATGGGGTAAAATACTTACATAATGAGTTTGTAAAAGAAAAAAGTCATATCAATGAGATAGAGGAATGTTTCTAAGATATGCCAAACAAAGCCTTACGCAATTTTAAAGGAATAAAAAGAAAGAGTTTTTATTACATTTTAAAAGAGTGTGAGTTTAAATACACCAACCAAAAAGACAACATCATTCAATACACAATAAGATAAACATTATAAAAAATATTATAAAAAACTAAAAAATATCAAAAAAATATTAAGGATAAAAACTAACTACTCAATAAAAACCCAAAACTTCACAACCAATAAGTTTAAAAAGGATATAAAATTAAGACTCTGTTAAAATAAAGTATTGATTTTTACTCGTTATTTTGCTATACTATCCTTAATGAAACACCTTGAATAAGAACTTTAAAATGCCTAGCCATACAAATGAATTAGAGATTATCAAACAACTCTTTAATAGTCTAACAGAAACTGATAAAAAAGCTTTTTTAAAAAATATTAAAGACAAAGAAAAGTCCCCTATTAAAACACCTATTCAAAAAGAAATTAAAGAATGTCCACATTGCAAATCTACTTCATTTGTAAAAAATGGCAAAAAAGATAATAGACAGAGATTTTTATGCAAAAATTGCTCTAAGACCTTTACACTAACAAATAATACCATTCTTTTTAGCACTAAAACAGATATTAAAGTATGGAAAAAATTCATTCATTGTATGATAGAAAAATATTCTCTTAGAAAAACAGCTGAAATTTGTAAGATTAGCTTACCTACTGCTTTTGCTTGGCGACATAAAATACTAGATACCTTACAGAACATGCAAAATGAAGTCAAACTTGATGGCATAGTAGAAACTGATGAGACTTACTTCCCACTATCTTTTAAAGGACACCACAAAAATTTTAAGTTACCACGCTTATCTAAACATAGAGGAACACAAGCTACTAAGCGTGGATTACCTAAAGAGCAAGTTTGTGTTACAAGTGGAGTGAATTTAAATGGCAAATCTATTGCTAAGGTTTCTAATTTAGGCAAAACCTAAAATCAAAGATTTAGAAAAAGTCTTAAATAAGAAAATAGAAAAAGAGAGTATTTTTGTAACTGATAGTTTTAGAGCTTATTTAAAATTGCAAATGATATGGAATTAAGCCATATTAGAATACCTAAGAAAAAGCATAAACTAGGCTCTTTTAATATCCAAACTATCAATAGTTATCATAGCCATTTAAAAAGATATGATTAAGCATAGATTCAAAGGTGTAGCGACTAAATACTTGGATAACTATCTTGTTTATGCAAACTATTGTGAATTTTGCTAAAGAGAGCTATAAAGAAGTGATATTGTTTGAGTATACTATAAAAAATAGAGCGTAAAACAATCTATCAATATCTTATAGAATCTTATAGAATCTTATAGACTTGCTATATCTTAATTCGTGGCTTAAACAAAGGAAAGGACAGACTTGAGAACTACATTTTATGATTTTTCACAATTAAGCAAAGAGCAATCAAAAATCTATGATGATTTTTTACTCAAACTAAGCTCCAATTCTTCGCCCTTAAACCAGCAAGGAAGCGAAGAAGACTTAGCCTATATTTTTGAAAATGAGTTGAATGCCCTTTTAAGAGAGTTGGATTTTATTAGCTCAAGCTACGAGAATTTTAGACATGAAAATAAAAATGCACATGGTCGCACCGATTTTCAATATGGCAATACTATTATTGAATATAAGAAATATAATCGCTTAAAAAATGAAAAAGAAATTAGTATTGCCTTAGAACAAGTTCAAAATTACCTAAAAGACAAACGGTTTAATGGCTTTAAAATGTTTGGCTTTCTTTTTGATGGGGCTAGTATCTATACTTATATTAAAGAAAGCAACAATGAGATTACTTATAAAGAAGAATATAGTGGGGTTGTCAATGCTAAAAATTTAGATTTTCTCATTAAAAGTCTTTTTAATAGTGGCTTAATTAGCATTAGCCCTACAAATTTTAAAAAAGATTTTGGGATAATTGACGCTTTTAATAACAAGCTTTTAGACAACGATGAAGTAAGAGATTTAGCTAAGATTTTTTTAAATACTTTACAAGATGAAAATAAGCTCAACGCTAGAACTTTGCTTTTATTTAAAGAGTGGGAAAAGTTATTTAGATTAGCAGAAAGTGATAATGGAAAGCACCAAGATATAAAGGATAGGCGAGAAATTTTTTCTTTAATCTTTGATACTCTAATCACTCAAAGTAATGAGTATAAAGCCTTTTTTGCCTTGCATTCTACGCTAAGCATTATCATTAAACTTCTTTTAGTGCGTTTTATCAATGACAAAGTTGCTCTAACGTATCATTATATTGATTTGGATAATCTCTACAAAACAAGCAGTCTATTAGAAGTTAAAAACTTTTTTGAAAATATGGAGTTAGGGGGAATTTTTAAAAAAATCGGCATTATCAATTTAACCGATAATGATTTTTTTGCATGGTATATCAAAGAAGAATTTAACACCCCTTTAAAAAACGCCTTACAAAAATTACTCTTTAAAGTTTGTGCTTATGAGAATATAGAATTATTAGAAAATCAAGCTATGCTAGATTTATTTAAAGAGCTTTATCTTAACTTCATTCCTAAAGTAGTTAGGCATAGTTTTGGGGAGTATTATACGCCTTATTATTTAGCTGAACGCACTCTAATGTGCGCTATTGAAGATAGAGATAATTTAAGAGATAAAAGCTTTATTGACCCCAATTGTTGGAGTGGGACTTTCTTATGTGCTTTTATCAATTATAAACATAAAATTTTAGAACAAAAAATAGATTTTAAGGCTATGACACAAGGCATTGTAGGGGTTGATATTAACCCTATAGCAGTTTTAATGGCTAGAGCTAACATGCTGATTTATGACTTAAAGCATTGCATATTTGACTTAAACACCAAGTATGAAATCCCTATTTATTTAGCTGATAGCCTGTATATTCCTAAGACCATAATGATTGATAATGTAGAATGCTTAGACTATAAGCTTTACACAGTAGGCTTACAGCAAGCTTTTGATACAAATTTTATAGAAATTACCTTACCTAAAGAACTTGTTTTAAAGCCTAATTTTTTAGAAATTATTAATGAAGTAGAAAAAGCGATTATTAAATTAGACAAGCAAAAGGCTTTAGAGATTTTAGAAGTAAAGAATGCCGATATTAAAAATAGTATTGCCTTGAAAGAAAGAGTTTTACAAAGCATTGATAATTTAATAGAATTTGAAAAAAAGCAACTTAACTCTATATGGCTTAAGATTTTTTCTAATTATTTTAAAGTCGCTATATATGACAAATTTGATTTTATCGTAGGTAATCCTGCATGGGTTCAATGGAGCGTGCTACCTGAAACCTATAGAGAAAATGTTAAAGAAAATATAAGCACTTGTGGGCTTTTCTCTAGCGATAAAAATGTGGGGGGAAATAATCTTAATATCTGTGCTTTAATTGCTAATAAAAGCATAGAAAGATGGCTTAAAGATGATGGAGCCTTTTGTTTTTTAATGCCTAAGTCTATTTTATTTAACAAATCTTTTGAGGGCTTTAGAAATTTAAAAATCAACACTAATGAACAAATTTACCTTAATGAGATTATAGATTTTAGCAAAGGGGGTAAGATATTTGAGGGCGTAGGGCTAGATTTTTGTGCGTTTAAAATCACTAAAAAGCCTTTAAAAGATAAAGATATAGTCCCACTATTAGAATATGTTCGTTTGCCTAATCAAAGTTTTAATGCTAATTCAGAATGGGATAAAGTCAAAAAAAGTTTTAAATGCAATGAAAATTACGCTGTAGCGTTAAAAACAGAACTCAACAATAATTTCTTAGTTACTAAGAATTTAGATAGAGCTAAAGACTTAAAAGACAAGTTAGGCGTGTGTGAATATGCTTTTAGAAAGGGCGTGAATGTCAATTATCTTATGGGTTTAAAATTTATAGAGATTTCTAAAGATAACCCAAATTGTGGGGTGTTTTACCCTTATGCTAAAGTCAATAATCGTTTAAAGGTAGATAGAACCAAACAAATCACTTTAGAACTAGACTTTATCAAACCCTTTATTACAGCCCCCATGCTTAAAGCTACAGGATTAGAATGGGTTAATTCTTATGCTATTTTTCCTTATCTTAATGGGGCTAAAAAACCATTAGAAAAAGAAAAACTTAAGGCTCTAGCCCCTTTTGTCTATAAATATTTAGATGACATAGATGATTTTCTTAATAAGGGGAGTAACTTTAATTCAAGGGTGCAAAATTTTAAAGAAAATTATGGGGTTTTACACATAGGCTCTTATGTGTATGCTAATCATTTTGTATGTATTAGAGACAATACCAAACTTGCTCCAAATTATATTAGCACAATAAAAACGCATTGGGACACAGAAATAACGCCCTTATTTGATAACCATATCAGTTACATTAGCGAACGCCCTATAAAACAAGAAACAAGAAACAAGAAACAAGAAACAAGAAACAAGAAACAAGAAACAAGAAACAAGAAACAAGAATATTGTCCTATACTAGAACTTGAAGCTCTTTATATATTAGAAAAACTTTTAGATAAAGATAACCAAGAAATTATCCTAAATAGCCAATAAAAACTAAGAAAGAAAAAAACAAGTAAGATTTAAAAAACATTTCCCTATCCCTGCACCGACTTACATTCCCACTCTTGAAAAGAGCAGTATTATCAGCGATGAAGAGCTTGACTTCCAGGTTCGGAATGGTTAACTGGGTAGTTCCTCTTCTCTAAAGGCACAAGGAAAAGGGAGTTAAAGATAAAATCTGATTTATCCTTAACTCCCTTTTCTAATCCTAGGGAGTTATGTTTTTAACAAAAGAAGATTGTTAATAGCCCATAAGTTTTAGTAAAACTCAATCTCCCTTACACTCAGTAAGGCAGTGGTAACTTATTCATGTTTATTGTCGTTATTTTATAAAAAAGCAAAAAACAAGCCAAACGCTCTATTAGTAGTAGTCAGCTAAACATATTACTATGCTTACACATCTACCCTATCAAGCACATAGTCTTTGTGCGAGCTTCAGGGAAAGTTAATCTTGGAGTTGGCTTCCTGCTTAGATGCTTTCAGCAGTTATCACATCCGTGTGTAGCTACCCAGCGATGCTCTTGGCAGAACAACTGGTGCACCAGTGACACGTCCATCCCGGTCCTCTCGTACTAGGGACAGCTCTCCTCAACTTTCCTACGCCCACGGCAGATAGGGACCGAACTGTCTCACGACGTTCTGAACCCAGCTCGCGTACCGCTTTAAATGGCGAACAGCCATACCCTTGGGACCTGCTCCAGCCCCAGGATGCGATGAGCCGACATCGAGGTGCCAAACCTCCCCGTCGATGTGAGCTCTTGGGGGAGATCAGCCTGTTATCCCCGGGGTACCTTTTATCCTTTGAGCGATGGCCCTTCCACACAGAACCACCGGATCACTATGACCGACTTTCGTCTCTGCTTGACTTGTATGTCTCACAGTCAGGCTGGCTTGTGCCATTACACTCAACTTGCGATTTCCAACCGCAATGAGCCAACCTTTGCAAGCCTCCGTTACTTTTTAGGAGGCGACCGCCCCAGTCAAACTACCCACCAAGCATTGTCCTGCCTGTGGATAACACAGGCCAGTTAGCTAACAGAAACATCAAGGGTGGTATCTCAAGAATGGCTCCATAAGAGCCAAAGCCCTTACTTCAAAGCCTCCCACCTATCCTGCGCATGATATTCCCATTAGCAGTGCTAAGCTGTAGTAAAGGTCCACGGGGTCTTTCCGTCTTGCCGCGGGTAGGAGGAATTTTCACCTCCACTACAATTTCACTGAATCTCTGGTTGAGACAGCTCCCATCTCGTTACGCCATTCATGCAGGTCGGTATTTAACCGACAAGGAATTTCGCTACCTTAGGACCGTTATAGTTACGGCCGCCGTTTACTCGGGCTTCAATTCAACGCTTCATCTTGCGACTGACGCATCCTCTTAACCTTCGAGCACCGGGCAGGCGTCACACCTTATACTTCCTCTTACGAGTTGGCAAAGTGCTGTGTTTTTGGTAAACAGTCGGGAGGGACTCTTTGCTGAGACCACATTGCTGTGGCACACCTTATCGCGAACTTACGGTGCTAGTTTGCAGAGTTCCTTAACCAGAGTTCTTTCACGCGCCTTAGAATACTCATCTCATCTACCTGTGTCGGTTTGCGGTACGGACGACTATGGATATGCTTAGAGGCTTTTCTTGGCACGACGGTATCAGCGATTCTCTCTTTGTTCTAAAAGAACTCAAAGAGCCTGTCAGGTTTCGAATACAGAGGTGGATTTGCCTTCCCTCCAATCTACGCCCTTCGACTAGCACTTCCATCAGCTAGCTCGCTTAACCCTATGCGTCCCCCCATCACGCTCCATAGTCGGTATGGGAATATTAACCCATTTGCCATCGCCTACCCCTTTCGGACTCGGCTTAGGACCCGACTAACCCTACGATGACGACCATCGCGTAGGAAACCTTAGATTTACGGCGGATACAATTCTCATATATCTTATCGTTACTCATTCCTGCATGCTCACTTCTATACGCTCCAGCACTCCTTACCGGTATACCTTCAACGCTGTATAGAACGCTCTTCTACCACTGTGCATCAGCACAATCTACAAATTCGGTGTCTATCTTAGCCCCGTTATATTTTCAGCGCATGACCACTAGACCAGTGAGCTGTTACGCTTTCTTTAAAGGATGGCTGCTTCTAAGCCAACCTCCTGGTTGTTTGAGTAGCCACACATCTTTTTCCACTCAGAATAGAACTTAGGGACCTTATTTGGTAGTCTGGGTTGTTCCCCTTTTGACGATTGATTTTATCACCCACCGCCTGACTCCCAAGATACGATAAAAGGTATTCGAAGTTTGATAGGGTTTGGTACCGCGGCGAGCAGCCCTAGCCCAATCAGTGCTCTACCCCCTTTTATTATCACTTGAGGCTATACCTAAATATATTTCGAAGAGAACCAGCTATCACTAAGTTTGTTTGGCCTTTCACCCCTATCCACAGCTCATCCCAAC contains the following coding sequences:
- the alr gene encoding alanine racemase; translation: MLQRASFVEVNVSALRHNFNLAKTSIPKNTHIMAIVKANAYGAGAIKTAQVFLEEGAHYLGVATLDEALELRSHFSETPILILGYSPNSNASILVENDLSATIFDYSQAELFSQIALKANKRLKVHLKIDTGMHRLGLEPNFRSIEVIEKICTLKGLEVEGIFTHLSNADSNIKIHAKKQMQAFNAFLEQLLDKKMEFKYYHAYNSAGILSLCNETKNNFLNLYRPGIMLYGFYPSNEVQKVCQSQGIFLQNVISLKAKIVQIKRVKKGEFIGYGENFYTQEETLIGILALGYADGLVRNLGNRIQVVVNNQLAPLVGKICMDQCFINLNGIQAKEGDEVILFGDKSTKASDAHDIAMLLETISYEIISTLSKRLERVYIEQTKNTTQNSCNKKIFL
- a CDS encoding Eco57I restriction-modification methylase domain-containing protein produces the protein MRTTFYDFSQLSKEQSKIYDDFLLKLSSNSSPLNQQGSEEDLAYIFENELNALLRELDFISSSYENFRHENKNAHGRTDFQYGNTIIEYKKYNRLKNEKEISIALEQVQNYLKDKRFNGFKMFGFLFDGASIYTYIKESNNEITYKEEYSGVVNAKNLDFLIKSLFNSGLISISPTNFKKDFGIIDAFNNKLLDNDEVRDLAKIFLNTLQDENKLNARTLLLFKEWEKLFRLAESDNGKHQDIKDRREIFSLIFDTLITQSNEYKAFFALHSTLSIIIKLLLVRFINDKVALTYHYIDLDNLYKTSSLLEVKNFFENMELGGIFKKIGIINLTDNDFFAWYIKEEFNTPLKNALQKLLFKVCAYENIELLENQAMLDLFKELYLNFIPKVVRHSFGEYYTPYYLAERTLMCAIEDRDNLRDKSFIDPNCWSGTFLCAFINYKHKILEQKIDFKAMTQGIVGVDINPIAVLMARANMLIYDLKHCIFDLNTKYEIPIYLADSLYIPKTIMIDNVECLDYKLYTVGLQQAFDTNFIEITLPKELVLKPNFLEIINEVEKAIIKLDKQKALEILEVKNADIKNSIALKERVLQSIDNLIEFEKKQLNSIWLKIFSNYFKVAIYDKFDFIVGNPAWVQWSVLPETYRENVKENISTCGLFSSDKNVGGNNLNICALIANKSIERWLKDDGAFCFLMPKSILFNKSFEGFRNLKINTNEQIYLNEIIDFSKGGKIFEGVGLDFCAFKITKKPLKDKDIVPLLEYVRLPNQSFNANSEWDKVKKSFKCNENYAVALKTELNNNFLVTKNLDRAKDLKDKLGVCEYAFRKGVNVNYLMGLKFIEISKDNPNCGVFYPYAKVNNRLKVDRTKQITLELDFIKPFITAPMLKATGLEWVNSYAIFPYLNGAKKPLEKEKLKALAPFVYKYLDDIDDFLNKGSNFNSRVQNFKENYGVLHIGSYVYANHFVCIRDNTKLAPNYISTIKTHWDTEITPLFDNHISYISERPIKQETRNKKQETRNKKQETRNKKQEYCPILELEALYILEKLLDKDNQEIILNSQ